In Bacteroidales bacterium, the genomic window AGACACGATAGTATAGGCAAAGGTTTCCTTGGGTTGGATATTTTTAGAATGATAATGAAAGATAACCGTTTTAACGGTATCCCTTTAATTCTGGAGACCCCAGATGACACCGTTTGGGCAGAAGAGATTAAGCTGCTAAAATCGTTTATTTAACGTGAGTTTGATGTAAATATAATATATTGATTCTTGGTTCACCATTAGATTGTTGCTTTGTCATGCTGAACGGAGTGAAGCATCTGAATTTTAGATAATTAGATCCTTCGCTTTGCTCAGGATGACACCCTACATCGAACTGACGTTATTTAGAGAATGTTTTATGAGGATTGGAAAACCGCAACTAGATTGTATAATAAAACAAAAACCTCATGTAAATGAGGTTTTTGCTTTGTTATATCCTTTATGGTTTTCTATATAATAAGCATAGCATCACCATAAGTTCCAAAGCGGTATTTTTCTTTTATTGCAAGTTTATACGCATCGAAAAGAAAATCATAGCCAGCAAAAGCTGATACCATCATTAACAATGTCGAAAGTGGTAGGTGAAAATTAGTTACCATCATGCTGGGTACGCTAAAATCATAAGGAGGAAAAATAAACTTGTTTGTCCATCCACTATATGGTTTTAGAAATCCATCGGTAGATACTGAGCTTTCGAGCGTGCGAAGAACCGTTGTACCCACAGCACACACATTCTTTTTATTCAACTTTGCTCCATTCACAATATCAACAGCATCTAATGGGATATTAATCTGTTCGGAATCCATTTTATGCTTGGTAAGGTCTTCAACATCTACTGTGCGGAAATTACCCAAGCCTACATGTAGGGTTATCTCAGCAAAGTGAACACCTTTTATTTCGAGTCTTTTAAGTAGTTCTCGGCTAAAATGCAATCCTGCTGTTGGAGCAGCAACAGCACCCTCGTGCTTTGCATATACTGTTTGGTAACGCTCTCTATCCTCTGGAATAACATCTCTTCTTATGAATTTTGGAAGAGGTGTTTCGCCCAATCGATAAAGAGTTTCCTTAAACTCATCGTATGATCCGTCAAAAAGGAAACGGAGAGTACGTCCACGAGAAGTAGTATTATCAATTACCTCAGCAACAAGAACATCGTCCTCGCCAAAATAAAGTTTGTTTCCAATCCTAATTTTTCTGGCAGGATCAACTAATACGTCCCATAACCGTTGCTCTTTATTGAGTTCTCGGAGTAAGAAAACTTCAATTTCAGCACCTGTTTTTTCTTTATTGCCATACAAACGGGCTGGAAAAACTTTTGTATTGTTAAAAACAAACACATCACCCTCTGAGGTATAGTTGATAATATCCTTAAAGATACGATGCTCAATTTGTTTCGTTTTCCTGTTTAATACCATTAATCTGGACTCATCGCGATTGTCAGACGGATATTTTGCAATTAAATCCGGAGGTAAATTGTACTTGTACTGTGAGAGTTTCATTAGGTATAATTAAAAAATTAATTAATAGTCAATTTTTAAACGTAATACTTCCATTCCTGCAATTCATGCAGATAAAGTATTTGAAATAAATTTATTGATAAATAGATAATATGACGTGTCAATTTATGCTCAATTGGATTACAAATATAACTATTCTACAAAAGACCGTGTGCCTTATACGTGACATTTTTCAGTTAGTTACATTCACCGTTAAAAATTTTTCAAATTCTTCTAATTTTTGAGCATCAACTAATTTAAAGTTACCGCTACCTACTCTTACTAAGTCTGCTAAATATGCGCCACTATTTAGAGCAACCCCCAAGTCCCTTGCAAGAGATCTTATATAAGTTCCTTTACTACATTTGATTCTTAAAGTAAGGTTGGGTAATTTAAAATTAATTATCTCAAGTTCTAGAATTTTAATTTTTACAGGTTCAAGTTCCATTTCAACCCCTTGCCGAGCAAACTTGTATGCTCTTTTCCCATTAATGCTCTTTGCAGAGAAAAGAGGTGGTATTTGGTTTTGCTCCCCCAAGAAGGTATTTACAACTTTATAAACCAACTCTTCGGTAATATGTTCAGTAGGAAACTCTTGGTTCATTTGTGTTTCCATATCATACGAAGGAGTTGTTTGCCCTAAACAAAATGTTGCGATATATTCCTTATCGTCTTTTAAATAAGACTCAACCTGTTTTGTTGCTTTTCCAATGCAAATCACTAATAATCCTGTTGCGAGGGGATCCAAAGTTCCTGCATGGCCTACCTTAATCTTTTTATATCCTTTGGATTTGCGAATGAGGTGTTTAATCTTACTTACAACATTAAAGGATGTCCAACCATAAGGTTTATCGATAAGAAGAATAGCTCCTTCTTGAAAATCGGTTTCACTATCAAATCCTAATTTCATCTCTAAATGGATATCCCTTTTTGCCTTAAAAAGGCATGCAAAACGGGGTTTTTATAAAATAAAAACCCTGACATTCAAAAATGTCAGGTGGTAAATTAGTGTAGTTTAAGCCCTATTCACTTGGCTTTTTCATTATTGCATAAATTTCAAAAACGAACCCGAAAAGCACTACAATTGGAGCAAGCGTAATCCGTCTAAAACTAAAAATTTCATTGCTAAATACATTCGGATCTTTAGAACCTCCGCCTGCCATTAAAAGAAACCCTACAACAATAATTGCAAACCCAATAAGCAGCAATTTGTAATTTTGCTTTCCAAGAGCGAATTTGCTCTCATCTTGATCTTGTTGTTTGCTAGGTGCTGTTTGTTTTGCCATATATGATAGATTTTAGCTAATAGTATAAGTCATCGACTTTTAATCTTAAAAATTTATTAACTGCAAAGTAAGTTGAAATTAAATTAATTAACACACCAATTACGATAACAGCTCCAAAAATAATAATTAACAGAAATGGATCAACAATATCAATCAGATCACCAAATTCTTTTTGTACCAAATAAACTAATCCCGAAAGCAGCAGAATAGACACAAGGGCGGCATAAAGCCCGTGAAGTATGCTTTTTAATAAAAAAGGTTTACGAATAAATCCCCATGTTGCTCCAACAAGTTTCATGGTGTTGATTAAAAACCTACGGGAATAAACTGAGAGTCGAATGGTGTTATTAATTAGAACGATTGCTATAAATAGTAACAAACTACTGAATAGAATTATCACAAGGCTTATTTTACTCACATTCTCATTCACCAAACTTACTAGTGATTTTTGGTAGTGAACCTCCTTTACCTGTTTAAAGCCAAGTAAAAACCTTTCAATTTTGTTGATACTATCTTGATTTGCATATTCTGCTTTCATTCTAACGTCAATTGATGCTGAAAGGGGGTTGTATCCTAAAAAAGTTATAAAATCCTCGCCAAGTTCGTCTTTTAACTCCTTTGCCGCTCTTTCTTTTGAAATGTACTCTGTATACCTAACAAAAGCGGATGCATCTAAGGTTTTTCGGAGAAAATTAGCATCAACTTCGCGAATATCATCTTGAAGGAAAATTGAGAAGCCGATGTTTTCTTTTACGTAATCGGAAAGTTTTCTTGCGTTAAAAATCAGAATACCAACGATACCAAGCATAAAAAGAACCAAGGAGATACTTATGATTGATGAAAGTGATGAGCTTCGCAGACGATTACGTGTAATTTTTCCTTCGGAGTTTTTCATGTTGAATATATTATCTGTTATCCCATCGATTTAATTAATTGGGTATTTGTTTCAAAAGTAGTAAAAAAGGAGTTTTGTCGATTGCTGTTCGAAGTTCTCTTAATGTTATTATTCCTTAAAACGTTAAATTATTTTTACTTCTTCCAAAATTTTAAAATATCGGCAATTTTTTCGGAAGCCTTGCCTTTTCCATAAATATCCATAGAAAAATTGGGTTTACGATTTATCATTTCGTTATATGCTATGAGTATGAATTCAGAATCGGAACTACTCAACATATTAAACCCATTTTGAACAAGTTCTGTACATTCTGTCTCTTTTCTAAGGGTTACACAACACTTTTTAAAAAAGAATGCCTCTTTTTGAACGCTTCCGCTATCGGTAAGAACGATTGTGCAATTTCTTAGAAGTTCAACCATATCGAAATAGTTTACTAGTGGAATAATTGTAAAGTTAGTTTCGATATTAATATCTCTTAAATATTTTGTTGTAAGAGGGTTTAGTGGAACAATTACTCGCAGTTCTCGGTTAATAGTGTTTAATGCACTTATTATCTCTCCTAATTTTTTTGGATCTGATGTGTTTTCAGGACAACTTATTGTTGCAAGTGCAAAGGATTGGTTTAGATTAAACTTATTTATAATATCAGATTTTAGAGGAGATAAGGTACAATAGTAATTTGCAGCATCCTGCATAACATCTCCTGTGTTGTATATATTACATGGAAAGTTATCAAAGCCTTCCTTTTTAAGATTTTCAACGGCTATTTCGGTGGGACAGAAAAGAAGAGTTGAAATTCTATCGATTAAAATCCGATTCATCTCCTCTGATACCATTGGTTTAAACGAGCGTAATCCCGCTTCTACATGTGCAACTGGAATTTGTTGTTTTTGCGCAGCAATAGCTCCCGCCAGTGCGGGGTTATTGTCGCCATATACTAGCACCATATCGGGCTTTTCCTTGAGGATTGCAATCTCAATTCCTTCAAGTAATTTTCCAATTGTTGCTGCAGGATTTAGATCAGAAATCGCTAATTTATACTTTGGTTCCGGGATATCCATCTCTTCAAGAAAAATCTGCGATAGGGTATCGTCAAGATTTTGGCCAGCATTAAGGACTACCTCATCTATCCCTTTGAGAATAAGTTTATGGCTGACCATAGCAGCTTTTATAAACTGAGGAGTCGCACCTACAATGGATAGTACTTTCATTTGGATTAAACTTTATTATTGACGCATTATTACAACATTCATCAACTCAGCAATCCTTTTTGTTAATCCCTTCCGGGAATATTGTTCAATATTTCGGGGATTAAAACTACTCCAACCCAATTTATAACCTTCCCACACCCATTTTAATCCCTCATAAATTTCCGCTTCGGAATCACATGGAAGCATTATTCCTGCTCCTGTTTCCGTTAAAAGTGCATCTAGATCTCCTCCAACAGGACCAATCGCAATCACTGGACGCTTTGCTGCAAGGTACTCAAAAATCTTTCCAGTTAGTATCTCTTTGGAGGTACTTGGTATAAAAACTAAAAGAACCTGCGCAGATTTTTGTATTGAAGGGATTTCGGAATGAGACTTGTAACCTAATATTTCTGTTTTCCCGAGCAAATTAAACCTTTTTAACGATTCAATAACAGACTTATCCACATCGCCAACAAAGCGAATCAGTAATTTCTCGCTGAATTCAGTATTGTTCTCTGCCATTTTTGCGATAGTCTTCCAAAACGTATTACTATTACTATTCGGCGGAATTGTTCCTACGTGAACCAATGAAAAAACTGAATCGTTAAGGGTTACGTTATGGTTATAATCAGTATGATCGAATCCATTGGGAACAATTTCGATTTTTTTGGCCCCTATTTTCTTGAACCTATCAGCCATCGATTTTGAAACAACTACCGTTAAATCAGCATTCTTAAGCACTTTCCGTTCAAGTCTTCTATTAATTGAATCGGCAAGCCAAGTTAACTTTAAGTCTTTGTAGAAGTAAATATCTGTCCAAGGATCTCTGAAATCAGCAATCCAAGGAATATTCAGTTTCCTATTCAGTTTTAACCCGATTAGGTGCAAACTATGCGGGGGCCCAGTAGATATAATTAAATCAACAGGATTATTTCTTAGATATTTTGATAGAAACGATGTAGATGGAGCAATCCAAAGCATCCGAGCATCTGGGATAAAGAAATTTCCTCTGATCCAAATTGCAATGTTATTTATTAAACTCCTTTTTTTTGTAGAGCCAGATGTAAATCCAACACCTATTTTCTTCCTATTCCCACTAAGGAACTTATATATCCCATAAGGCTCAGGTACATTTCGGCGAATTACCTCAATTCCCTCGGGTATATCATTTAATAAAGACTCATCGATTGCCGAAACCTCAGGATTATTGGCGGTATAAACTATTGGTTCCCATCCGTAATTTCGGAGATACTTAACAAACTTCAACCATCGTTGAACACCAGAACTTCCAGCAGGGGGCCAGTAATAGGTTAGAATTAGTACTCTTCGCATTGAAGTTTCCTTTGATGGTTGAAAGTTGTCAGTTTACACCTTTCCGGTTCCTGCTATTGAAGGCAGTAAACCTTAATTATAATAGTTTGAGAAGTGTTCGTAAAGATACTTTCTCTTCCATTATCTCTCTTAGGCGAGATGCTTGAACTCGTTCTTGCGCCATTGTATCGCGATAGCGAATGGTAACAGTATCATCTTCTAAAGTTTGATGATCAACGGTTATGCAGAAAGGTGTTCCAATTGCATCGTGCCGACGATAGCGTTTCCCAATC contains:
- the queA gene encoding tRNA preQ1(34) S-adenosylmethionine ribosyltransferase-isomerase QueA, yielding MKLSQYKYNLPPDLIAKYPSDNRDESRLMVLNRKTKQIEHRIFKDIINYTSEGDVFVFNNTKVFPARLYGNKEKTGAEIEVFLLRELNKEQRLWDVLVDPARKIRIGNKLYFGEDDVLVAEVIDNTTSRGRTLRFLFDGSYDEFKETLYRLGETPLPKFIRRDVIPEDRERYQTVYAKHEGAVAAPTAGLHFSRELLKRLEIKGVHFAEITLHVGLGNFRTVDVEDLTKHKMDSEQINIPLDAVDIVNGAKLNKKNVCAVGTTVLRTLESSVSTDGFLKPYSGWTNKFIFPPYDFSVPSMMVTNFHLPLSTLLMMVSAFAGYDFLFDAYKLAIKEKYRFGTYGDAMLII
- the truB gene encoding tRNA pseudouridine(55) synthase TruB, which codes for MKLGFDSETDFQEGAILLIDKPYGWTSFNVVSKIKHLIRKSKGYKKIKVGHAGTLDPLATGLLVICIGKATKQVESYLKDDKEYIATFCLGQTTPSYDMETQMNQEFPTEHITEELVYKVVNTFLGEQNQIPPLFSAKSINGKRAYKFARQGVEMELEPVKIKILELEIINFKLPNLTLRIKCSKGTYIRSLARDLGVALNSGAYLADLVRVGSGNFKLVDAQKLEEFEKFLTVNVTN
- a CDS encoding DUF3098 domain-containing protein, yielding MAKQTAPSKQQDQDESKFALGKQNYKLLLIGFAIIVVGFLLMAGGGSKDPNVFSNEIFSFRRITLAPIVVLFGFVFEIYAIMKKPSE
- a CDS encoding cell division protein FtsX, with the protein product MKNSEGKITRNRLRSSSLSSIISISLVLFMLGIVGILIFNARKLSDYVKENIGFSIFLQDDIREVDANFLRKTLDASAFVRYTEYISKERAAKELKDELGEDFITFLGYNPLSASIDVRMKAEYANQDSINKIERFLLGFKQVKEVHYQKSLVSLVNENVSKISLVIILFSSLLLFIAIVLINNTIRLSVYSRRFLINTMKLVGATWGFIRKPFLLKSILHGLYAALVSILLLSGLVYLVQKEFGDLIDIVDPFLLIIIFGAVIVIGVLINLISTYFAVNKFLRLKVDDLYY
- the wecB gene encoding UDP-N-acetylglucosamine 2-epimerase (non-hydrolyzing), whose amino-acid sequence is MKVLSIVGATPQFIKAAMVSHKLILKGIDEVVLNAGQNLDDTLSQIFLEEMDIPEPKYKLAISDLNPAATIGKLLEGIEIAILKEKPDMVLVYGDNNPALAGAIAAQKQQIPVAHVEAGLRSFKPMVSEEMNRILIDRISTLLFCPTEIAVENLKKEGFDNFPCNIYNTGDVMQDAANYYCTLSPLKSDIINKFNLNQSFALATISCPENTSDPKKLGEIISALNTINRELRVIVPLNPLTTKYLRDINIETNFTIIPLVNYFDMVELLRNCTIVLTDSGSVQKEAFFFKKCCVTLRKETECTELVQNGFNMLSSSDSEFILIAYNEMINRKPNFSMDIYGKGKASEKIADILKFWKK
- a CDS encoding glycosyltransferase family 4 protein, with amino-acid sequence MRRVLILTYYWPPAGSSGVQRWLKFVKYLRNYGWEPIVYTANNPEVSAIDESLLNDIPEGIEVIRRNVPEPYGIYKFLSGNRKKIGVGFTSGSTKKRSLINNIAIWIRGNFFIPDARMLWIAPSTSFLSKYLRNNPVDLIISTGPPHSLHLIGLKLNRKLNIPWIADFRDPWTDIYFYKDLKLTWLADSINRRLERKVLKNADLTVVVSKSMADRFKKIGAKKIEIVPNGFDHTDYNHNVTLNDSVFSLVHVGTIPPNSNSNTFWKTIAKMAENNTEFSEKLLIRFVGDVDKSVIESLKRFNLLGKTEILGYKSHSEIPSIQKSAQVLLVFIPSTSKEILTGKIFEYLAAKRPVIAIGPVGGDLDALLTETGAGIMLPCDSEAEIYEGLKWVWEGYKLGWSSFNPRNIEQYSRKGLTKRIAELMNVVIMRQ